Proteins encoded by one window of bacterium:
- a CDS encoding tyrosine-type recombinase/integrase, with product MGKPAVERFTGFLSAERNASEETVRAYRREVELLQRFLREERNAGDEDPVDWAKVTAADLRRFFSLQFDATRGDTGEKIRPATAARKVSAVRTFLGFLVAQGEIDANPAVGIPAPRCTMRLPEFLPVDEMDAFLRGLPAGTLREKRDAAILELLYSSGLRVGELCSLRMRDFSAESSTVRVTGKGRKVRVVPVGGKAVHAIDLYLAARPPACGEFRSAQDEPLFLNLRGNVGKGSGLGITPRSVARILRERLGARVGAVGRHLSPHGIRHSFATHLLESGADLRAIQEMLGHASLSTTQRYARVNVSHLVRMYEEAHPLAGRPGAPRREGRGK from the coding sequence GTGGGAAAGCCTGCGGTCGAGCGGTTCACGGGGTTTCTTTCGGCCGAGCGGAACGCCTCGGAGGAAACCGTGCGCGCGTACCGGAGGGAGGTGGAACTCCTCCAGCGGTTCCTGCGGGAAGAGAGGAACGCGGGGGACGAGGATCCCGTCGACTGGGCGAAGGTGACCGCCGCGGATCTTCGCCGGTTCTTCTCCCTGCAGTTCGACGCGACGCGCGGGGATACCGGGGAGAAGATCCGTCCGGCGACGGCCGCCCGGAAAGTGTCCGCGGTCAGGACTTTCCTCGGGTTCCTCGTCGCGCAGGGCGAGATCGACGCCAATCCCGCCGTGGGGATCCCCGCGCCGCGCTGCACGATGCGGCTGCCGGAATTTCTTCCCGTCGACGAGATGGATGCATTCCTGCGGGGCCTTCCGGCCGGGACCCTCCGCGAGAAGCGGGACGCCGCGATCCTCGAGCTCCTGTACTCCTCCGGGCTTCGCGTCGGGGAGCTCTGCTCCCTCCGGATGCGGGACTTCTCCGCCGAGTCGTCCACCGTCCGCGTCACGGGAAAGGGGAGAAAGGTCCGCGTCGTACCCGTCGGAGGGAAGGCGGTCCATGCGATCGACCTGTACCTTGCCGCCCGGCCCCCTGCCTGCGGCGAGTTCCGGAGCGCGCAGGACGAGCCGCTCTTCCTCAACCTGCGGGGAAACGTCGGAAAAGGATCGGGGTTGGGAATCACGCCGCGCAGCGTGGCAAGGATCCTACGTGAGCGGCTCGGCGCCCGGGTCGGCGCGGTCGGGCGCCACCTGTCGCCCCACGGGATCCGGCACTCCTTCGCCACCCATCTGCTCGAGTCGGGGGCGGACCTCCGGGCGATCCAGGAGATGCTCGGGCACGCCTCGCTGTCCACGACGCAGCGGTATGCGCGGGTCAACGTGAGCCATCTCGTCCGGATGTACGAGGAGGCGCATCCGCTCGCGGGCCGTCCGGGGGCCCCCCGGCGGGAGGGGA
- the trmFO gene encoding methylenetetrahydrofolate--tRNA-(uracil(54)-C(5))-methyltransferase (FADH(2)-oxidizing) TrmFO — protein sequence MADRSVTIVGAGLAGSEAALLLSRAGVAVDLYEMRPAKLTPAHRSGRFAELVCSNSLGSVEPTSGKGLLKEELRIHGSALLPIAEASRVPAGKALAVDREEFGRRVTEAIRSCPGIRVHEEEVKEIPGDPLVILACGPLASEAIASAIRNVLGDDGFYFYDAISPIVDTATIDAGESFVADRYGVGTGDYLNLPMDRGRYEAFLAALLTAKTVPLRAFEEPRYFEGCMPVEEIARRGPETLLFGPLRPVGLRDPRTGRIPHAVVQLRKENEAGTMHNLVGFQTRLTYPEQKRVFSMIPGLSSAEFLRFGSVHRNSFLDARRHLHPWMESRSRPGLFFAGQITGVEGYVESIASGLVAAISVGLRHAGKDPRPFPRETMIGALMERITTPGPDRAQPMNANFGLLPEVSVRRKRDRKERKAEVALAAMRTFAADR from the coding sequence ATGGCTGACCGCTCCGTCACGATCGTGGGAGCGGGTCTCGCCGGTTCGGAGGCGGCCCTTCTCCTGTCCCGCGCCGGCGTCGCCGTCGACCTGTACGAGATGCGTCCCGCGAAACTCACCCCCGCGCACCGGTCGGGCCGGTTCGCGGAGCTCGTGTGCAGCAACTCCCTCGGCTCCGTGGAGCCGACCTCGGGGAAGGGCCTTCTCAAGGAGGAGCTTCGGATTCACGGGTCCGCCCTTCTCCCCATCGCGGAGGCTTCCCGGGTCCCCGCGGGGAAGGCGCTGGCGGTCGACCGGGAGGAGTTCGGCAGGAGGGTCACGGAGGCGATCCGATCCTGTCCGGGCATCCGCGTCCACGAGGAGGAAGTGAAGGAGATCCCCGGAGATCCGCTGGTGATCCTGGCCTGCGGGCCCCTCGCATCGGAAGCCATCGCATCCGCGATCCGCAACGTCCTGGGGGACGACGGATTCTACTTCTACGACGCCATATCGCCGATCGTGGACACCGCGACGATCGACGCCGGGGAGTCGTTCGTCGCCGACCGGTACGGCGTCGGGACGGGAGACTACCTGAACCTCCCCATGGACCGGGGACGGTACGAGGCGTTCCTCGCCGCCCTGTTGACGGCGAAGACGGTGCCGCTGCGGGCGTTCGAGGAACCGAGGTACTTCGAGGGGTGCATGCCGGTGGAGGAGATCGCGCGGCGCGGTCCGGAAACCCTCCTGTTCGGTCCATTGCGGCCTGTCGGCCTGCGGGACCCGCGGACCGGCAGGATCCCCCACGCCGTCGTCCAGCTTCGGAAGGAAAACGAGGCGGGGACGATGCACAACCTGGTCGGATTCCAGACGCGCCTGACCTACCCGGAGCAGAAGCGGGTATTTTCGATGATCCCGGGGCTTTCGTCCGCGGAGTTCCTCCGGTTCGGATCGGTGCACCGCAACAGTTTCCTCGATGCCCGGCGGCACCTCCACCCGTGGATGGAGTCCCGCAGCCGCCCCGGCCTGTTTTTCGCGGGCCAGATCACCGGGGTCGAGGGATACGTCGAGTCGATCGCGTCCGGGCTGGTCGCGGCGATTTCCGTGGGGCTTCGGCATGCCGGGAAAGATCCCCGTCCCTTCCCGCGGGAGACGATGATCGGCGCGCTGATGGAACGGATCACCACGCCGGGTCCGGACCGGGCCCAGCCGATGAACGCCAACTTCGGGCTTCTTCCCGAAGTGTCCGTGCGGCGGAAGCGGGACCGGAAGGAGAGGAAGGCGGAGGTTGCGCTTGCCGCGATGCGGACCTTCGCCGCCGACCGCTGA
- a CDS encoding ATP-binding protein: MARDPGEGTEGKRAGGRNLLLIRTGITFALLASVVSVQIRSPELLLTGGFQFLYFAVLFSYGWLLLRYAAWGSVDLPLYGVILQAVADVAFISIIVFATGLYDSIFSFMFVVVILLGSLERYLRGAVGWALLSSAAYTVLAYLQMRGILLPPGFDATSITFFQFVRSAMTHSTAFLITGVLSGLLGEEIRKGKEKVRDRDDVIQKLESFHKHVIDNMPSGLLTIDTQGTVNLVNDTACAILGMSREDTVGKPMRQVLAGVEGWEAREGRDDSRVPRAEIRFLRADGTEVFLGFSTSPMKDAEGHSIGRVVIFQDLTPIRQMEERVRIADRLAGVGELAAGLAHEIRNPLASIAGSSQLLRESAASSAESATLLDIIGRESQRLNGLITDFLAYTGPSQRNTTCLDVATLLRDVAEAVRAGEAREKGVAIELAPLKTLLVEGDGEQLKQVAWNLVRNAVQAVPSGGKVMIDGFEQIRHGARYVVAMVVDSGAGIEPENLEKIFNPFFTTKEGGTGLGLSISQRIVHQHKGFIEVRPAPGKGCAFSVFLPVASGRSVERNGDG, from the coding sequence TTGGCCCGTGACCCCGGGGAGGGAACCGAGGGGAAGCGGGCGGGGGGGAGAAACCTTCTCCTGATCCGTACCGGGATCACGTTCGCCCTGCTGGCGTCCGTGGTTTCGGTGCAGATCCGGTCGCCGGAACTGCTTCTCACGGGCGGTTTCCAGTTTCTGTACTTCGCCGTCCTGTTCTCCTACGGTTGGCTGCTTCTCCGGTACGCCGCGTGGGGGAGCGTCGATCTCCCGCTGTACGGGGTCATCCTCCAGGCCGTCGCGGACGTCGCGTTCATCTCAATCATCGTCTTCGCGACGGGCCTCTACGACAGCATCTTCTCCTTCATGTTCGTGGTCGTGATCCTGCTCGGGAGCCTCGAACGGTACCTTCGCGGGGCGGTGGGCTGGGCGCTCCTCTCCTCCGCTGCGTACACCGTCCTCGCCTACCTGCAGATGCGCGGGATTCTCCTGCCCCCCGGGTTCGACGCGACATCCATCACGTTTTTCCAATTCGTCCGTTCGGCGATGACGCACTCCACGGCGTTCCTCATCACGGGAGTCCTGTCCGGGCTCCTCGGCGAGGAGATCCGGAAGGGGAAGGAGAAAGTCCGCGACCGGGACGACGTGATCCAGAAACTGGAGAGCTTCCACAAACACGTGATCGACAACATGCCGTCCGGCCTCCTCACGATCGACACGCAGGGAACGGTGAACCTGGTGAACGACACGGCGTGCGCCATTCTCGGCATGTCGCGGGAGGACACGGTCGGGAAGCCGATGCGGCAGGTCCTCGCCGGGGTCGAGGGGTGGGAGGCGCGGGAGGGCAGGGACGATTCCCGGGTTCCGCGCGCGGAGATCCGGTTCCTGAGGGCGGACGGCACGGAGGTCTTTCTCGGGTTCTCGACATCTCCGATGAAGGATGCGGAAGGACACTCGATCGGCCGCGTGGTGATCTTCCAGGACCTTACCCCCATCCGGCAGATGGAGGAGCGCGTCCGGATCGCGGATCGCCTGGCGGGGGTGGGGGAGCTCGCCGCCGGTCTCGCGCATGAGATCCGGAATCCCCTCGCGTCGATCGCCGGATCTTCCCAGTTGCTCCGGGAGTCGGCGGCCTCCTCCGCCGAATCGGCGACCCTCCTCGACATCATCGGGAGGGAAAGCCAGAGGTTGAACGGACTCATCACCGACTTCCTCGCCTATACCGGCCCCTCCCAAAGGAATACGACGTGCCTCGACGTGGCGACGCTGCTCCGGGACGTCGCCGAGGCGGTCCGGGCGGGGGAGGCCCGGGAGAAAGGCGTGGCGATCGAACTCGCTCCGTTGAAGACGCTCCTCGTGGAGGGGGACGGCGAGCAGCTGAAGCAGGTGGCGTGGAACCTCGTCCGCAATGCGGTGCAGGCCGTCCCGTCGGGGGGAAAGGTGATGATCGACGGTTTCGAGCAGATCCGCCACGGGGCCCGGTACGTCGTCGCGATGGTGGTCGACTCCGGGGCCGGGATCGAGCCGGAAAACCTGGAAAAGATCTTCAACCCGTTCTTCACGACCAAGGAGGGGGGGACGGGCCTCGGTCTCTCCATCTCCCAGCGGATCGTTCATCAGCACAAGGGGTTCATCGAGGTTCGCCCGGCGCCGGGCAAGGGGTGCGCCTTCTCGGTGTTCCTCCCGGTCGCGTCCGGCAGGAGCGTGGAGCGGAACGGCGATGGCTGA
- a CDS encoding type II secretion system F family protein — MTKFAWEGKNRGGGAVSGEMEAPSEAFVLAQLRREQISPMKIRKKGADLGIKFPWNTEKKVGGKELAIFTRQFATMIDAGLPLVQCLDILGLQQENATFKKVILKIKEDVESGSTFADALSKHPNVFDSLFVNLVAAGEVGGMLDTILSRLADYIEKAMKLAKKIKGAMVYPSTILAVAVIVTVVLLVYVIPIFAKMFSDFGQALPAPTQFVLGLSAWTRKYFLVFIIGVFLFVALFRWYYKQESGRRNIDRLLLRMPVVGSLLQRIAVARFSRTLGTMVSSGVPILESMDIVAKTAGNKIIEEAIFKARASISEGKTIAEPLADSKVFPPMVTQMVAVGEATGALDAMLTKIADFYDDEVDSAVEAMTALLEPILMVFLGVVIGGLVIAMYLPVFKLAGAVGG; from the coding sequence ATGACGAAATTCGCCTGGGAAGGGAAAAACCGGGGGGGAGGAGCGGTCTCGGGGGAGATGGAAGCCCCGAGCGAGGCGTTCGTACTCGCGCAGTTGCGGCGGGAGCAGATCTCGCCCATGAAGATCCGGAAGAAAGGGGCGGACCTGGGGATCAAGTTTCCCTGGAACACGGAGAAGAAGGTCGGCGGGAAGGAGTTGGCCATCTTCACCCGCCAGTTCGCCACCATGATCGACGCGGGTCTCCCCCTCGTCCAGTGCCTCGACATCCTTGGGCTGCAGCAGGAGAACGCGACGTTCAAGAAGGTGATCCTGAAGATCAAGGAGGATGTGGAGAGCGGCTCCACCTTCGCCGACGCCCTTTCCAAGCACCCGAATGTGTTCGATTCCCTTTTCGTCAACCTCGTCGCCGCGGGAGAGGTGGGCGGCATGCTCGACACGATCCTGTCGCGCCTCGCGGATTACATCGAGAAGGCGATGAAGCTCGCCAAGAAGATCAAGGGGGCGATGGTCTACCCGTCCACGATCCTCGCCGTCGCCGTCATCGTTACGGTCGTCCTGCTCGTGTACGTCATCCCGATCTTCGCGAAGATGTTCTCCGATTTCGGGCAGGCGCTCCCCGCTCCCACGCAGTTCGTCCTCGGTCTCAGCGCCTGGACACGGAAATATTTCCTGGTCTTCATCATCGGGGTCTTCCTGTTCGTGGCGCTGTTCCGCTGGTACTACAAGCAGGAAAGCGGGCGGAGGAACATCGACCGCCTTCTGCTGCGGATGCCGGTCGTCGGCTCCCTCCTGCAGCGGATCGCGGTCGCGCGGTTCTCGCGGACCCTCGGGACGATGGTAAGCAGCGGCGTCCCCATCCTCGAGAGCATGGACATCGTGGCGAAGACGGCGGGAAACAAGATCATCGAGGAGGCGATCTTCAAGGCCCGCGCGAGCATCAGCGAGGGGAAGACGATCGCGGAACCGCTGGCGGACAGCAAGGTGTTCCCTCCGATGGTGACCCAGATGGTCGCCGTGGGCGAGGCCACGGGCGCCCTCGACGCGATGCTGACCAAGATCGCCGACTTCTACGACGACGAGGTCGACTCGGCCGTCGAGGCGATGACGGCGCTGCTCGAGCCGATCCTCATGGTCTTCCTCGGCGTCGTCATCGGCGGACTGGTCATCGCGATGTACCTGCCGGTGTTCAAGCTGGCGGGAGCCGTCGGGGGATAA
- a CDS encoding type IV pilus twitching motility protein PilT, whose amino-acid sequence MVTIQELLNTMYEKGASDLHLTTGIAPTIRVDGRLMPLPHEPLMPQDTKRLCYSVLTEVQKQRFEEDWELDLSFGVKGLSRFRANVYMQRGAVAGAFRTIPFRVRPFEELGLPAHLKELCKKPRGLVLVTGPTGSGKSTTLAAMIDKINNERQEHIITIEDPIEYLHPHKKCLVNQREVNADTQGFKKALKYILRQDPDVVLIGEMRDLETIEAALTVAETGHLVFATLHTNSCVQTINRILDVFPPYQQPQVRAQLSFVLEGVVSQILIPRASGNGRVLALEVMIPNPAIRNLIREEKVHQVYSQMQVGQAKFGMQTMNQSLLATYLRREITLDDAVGRSSDPDEFRNLLTTAQSHPQGPGRKA is encoded by the coding sequence ATGGTGACGATACAGGAACTTCTCAACACGATGTACGAAAAGGGGGCGTCCGACCTCCACCTCACGACGGGGATCGCCCCGACGATCCGGGTGGACGGCCGCCTGATGCCGTTGCCGCACGAGCCGCTCATGCCGCAGGACACCAAGCGGCTTTGCTACAGCGTCCTGACCGAGGTCCAGAAGCAGCGTTTCGAGGAGGACTGGGAACTCGACCTCTCCTTCGGCGTCAAGGGGCTCTCCCGTTTCCGTGCGAACGTCTACATGCAGCGCGGGGCGGTCGCCGGCGCTTTCCGCACCATCCCGTTCCGGGTCCGGCCCTTCGAGGAACTGGGACTCCCGGCGCACCTGAAGGAGCTTTGCAAGAAGCCCCGGGGACTGGTCCTGGTGACCGGCCCGACCGGATCCGGGAAGTCGACCACCCTCGCGGCGATGATCGACAAGATCAACAACGAGCGGCAGGAGCACATCATCACGATCGAGGACCCGATCGAGTATCTCCACCCGCACAAGAAGTGCCTCGTGAACCAGCGGGAGGTCAACGCCGACACGCAGGGATTCAAGAAGGCGCTCAAGTACATCCTTCGGCAGGACCCCGACGTCGTACTCATCGGCGAGATGCGGGACCTGGAGACGATCGAGGCGGCGCTCACCGTCGCCGAGACCGGGCACCTGGTGTTTGCGACCCTCCACACGAACTCGTGCGTCCAGACGATCAACCGCATCCTCGACGTGTTCCCCCCCTACCAGCAGCCGCAGGTCCGTGCCCAGCTCTCCTTCGTGCTCGAGGGGGTCGTCTCCCAGATCCTCATCCCCCGCGCGAGCGGGAACGGGCGTGTACTCGCCCTCGAGGTGATGATCCCGAACCCGGCGATCCGGAACCTGATCCGGGAGGAGAAGGTGCACCAGGTCTACTCCCAGATGCAGGTGGGACAGGCGAAATTCGGGATGCAGACGATGAACCAGTCGCTGCTCGCGACGTACCTGCGGAGGGAGATCACGCTGGACGACGCGGTCGGGCGCAGTTCCGATCCCGACGAATTCCGCAATCTTCTTACGACGGCGCAGAGCCACCCCCAGGGGCCGGGCCGAAAGGCATGA
- the pilB gene encoding type IV-A pilus assembly ATPase PilB: MSVLANKIGEMLLKGNLITADQLRGALEAQEKTHERIGTVLVKAGFIKEEELLAFLGRQFNLPVVDLSKYEINPEVVRLLPEEMVQKHLALPINRVGSKMIVAVADPSNMAIIDGIGFKTGYAVELVLASERAITAEINKFFDRSLEFKDIISELDEDLEVIREEEVDAADLERGVDDAPVVKLANYLLTEAIKRRASDIHIEPYEKEFRVRYRVDGVLFEVMRPPLRLRNALSSRLKIMSSLDIAERRLPQDGRIKMKIGKGREMDFRVSVLPTIYGEKIVLRLLDKSNLQLDMTKLGFEAPQLVDFNDSIHRPFGMILVTGPTGSGKTTTLYSALADLNKVADNICTAEDPVEYNFAGINQVQMKEEIGLTFAAALRSFLRQDPDIIMVGEIRDYETAEIAVKSALTGHLVLSTLHTNDAPSTVTRLLNMGIEPFLVSSSLNLIVAQRLARRVCMKCREEIKIPPKALADAGMKPERIRLAKPAKGKGCDECNGTGFRGRVALYEVMPIKEEIKDLVLRGGSALDLQREAVRLGMKTLRQSGLTKLEEGVTTLEEVLRVTAPD; this comes from the coding sequence GGCGAGATGCTGCTGAAAGGGAACCTGATCACCGCCGACCAGTTGCGCGGAGCCCTCGAAGCCCAGGAGAAAACGCACGAACGGATCGGAACCGTCCTGGTGAAGGCCGGTTTCATCAAGGAAGAGGAGCTCCTCGCGTTCCTCGGCCGTCAATTCAACCTTCCCGTCGTCGATCTTTCGAAATACGAGATCAATCCCGAGGTCGTGCGCCTCCTGCCCGAGGAGATGGTCCAGAAGCACCTCGCCCTTCCGATCAACCGCGTGGGATCGAAGATGATCGTCGCGGTGGCCGATCCCTCCAACATGGCGATTATCGACGGGATCGGGTTCAAGACGGGGTACGCCGTCGAGCTGGTCCTTGCCTCGGAGCGCGCGATCACGGCCGAGATCAACAAGTTCTTCGACCGGTCGTTGGAGTTCAAGGACATCATCTCCGAGCTCGACGAGGACCTCGAGGTCATCCGCGAGGAGGAGGTCGACGCCGCCGACCTCGAGCGGGGGGTGGACGACGCACCGGTCGTGAAACTGGCGAACTACCTTCTCACCGAGGCGATCAAGCGGCGCGCGTCGGACATCCACATCGAGCCGTACGAGAAGGAGTTCCGGGTCCGCTACCGGGTGGACGGCGTTCTCTTCGAGGTGATGCGCCCGCCGCTGCGGCTGCGCAATGCGTTGTCGTCGCGGCTGAAGATCATGTCCTCCCTCGACATCGCCGAGCGGCGCCTCCCCCAGGACGGCCGCATCAAGATGAAGATCGGGAAGGGGCGGGAGATGGACTTCCGCGTTTCCGTCCTTCCGACGATCTACGGCGAAAAGATCGTCCTCCGCCTCCTGGACAAGTCGAACCTGCAGCTCGACATGACGAAGCTGGGCTTCGAGGCTCCGCAATTGGTCGACTTCAACGATTCGATCCACCGCCCCTTCGGCATGATCCTCGTCACCGGGCCCACGGGGTCCGGGAAGACGACGACCCTTTACTCCGCCCTCGCCGACCTCAACAAGGTCGCCGACAACATCTGCACCGCCGAGGACCCCGTGGAGTACAACTTCGCGGGGATCAACCAGGTCCAGATGAAGGAGGAGATCGGCCTCACCTTCGCCGCCGCCCTGCGCTCCTTCCTGCGGCAGGATCCCGACATCATCATGGTGGGGGAGATCCGGGACTACGAGACCGCCGAGATCGCGGTCAAGTCGGCCCTCACCGGGCACCTGGTCCTGTCCACGCTTCACACCAACGACGCCCCCAGCACGGTCACCCGGCTTCTGAACATGGGGATCGAGCCTTTCCTCGTTTCGTCGTCGCTGAACCTCATCGTCGCGCAGCGGCTGGCCCGCCGGGTTTGCATGAAATGCAGGGAGGAGATCAAGATCCCCCCGAAGGCGCTCGCGGACGCGGGGATGAAGCCCGAGCGGATCCGGCTCGCCAAGCCCGCCAAGGGAAAAGGGTGCGACGAATGCAACGGGACCGGGTTCCGCGGGCGGGTCGCGCTCTACGAGGTCATGCCGATAAAGGAGGAAATCAAGGACCTCGTGCTGCGGGGCGGCTCGGCGCTCGACCTGCAGCGGGAGGCGGTTCGCCTGGGGATGAAGACGCTCCGCCAGTCCGGACTCACGAAGCTCGAGGAAGGGGTCACGACGCTCGAGGAAGTGCTGCGGGTGACCGCTCCGGATTGA